One Ahaetulla prasina isolate Xishuangbanna chromosome 10, ASM2864084v1, whole genome shotgun sequence genomic region harbors:
- the IL22RA1 gene encoding interleukin-22 receptor subunit alpha-1 isoform X2 → MFGIRLNIENIDVKYTPSIRSIKFVIQPPYTPLKDENNSSLTVVDIFNQLDIKFQYEIILFDAKTQPKWKQIVNNEELNITDLDPNTEYNGMIHIRHSDTISKPCVFRVRTLSDNTWLQYLFGMIIFIIIFTFGTVLYFMYKYVKQHTIQQPTSLDFKGISHFQPLILNVEHALSPYDLSKIIQPGVCSTEISHHIQGMGEDQKLFNPTVTSYQQQSKMPPFQPLDQPLNGPSVGYAPQVIKNSRLRILGDNPSTLTYGLCIEESSHKANQGIKFDSFISNGHYKAQRPERTNKELTTVHQKEGLVVETIPQIQHLPLQEDSKSPPQESPRLLGEWRPSTVYRSRGSYRKQAEVLPSSLEVGQNAILEGGDSLLLSVPLPMFARSSCNSFPQDRSTAFCLSAWTDNFLHSNPFGFQITDCLAQESRGLKSEPQTLEFSPNILDTNQFNGPFPSLFNDLELQLQWDGGPEEATS, encoded by the exons ttAATATTGAGAATATTGATGTAAAGTATACACCCAGCATTCGGTCCATCAAGTTTGTTATTCAGCCTCCTTACACACCTTTGAAGGATGAAAATAACTCCTCTCTGACCGTAGTGGACATTTTCAACCAACTTGACATTAAGTTCCAGTACGAAATAATATTGTTCGACGCAAAGACCCAGCCGAAG TGGAAACAAATTGTAAATAATGAAGAATTGAACATCACTGACTTGGATCCCAACACGGAATATAATGGAATGATACACATCCGACATTCTGACACAATCAGCAAGCCCTGCGTGTTTCGAGTACGGACATTATCAG ATAACACCTGGCTGCAGTATCTGTTTGGAATGATTATATTTATAATCATATTTACCTTTGGAACTGTATTATACTTCATGTATAAGTATGTTAAACAACACACCATTCAGCAGCCTACGTCTTTG GATTTCAAAGGTATTTCCCATTTCCAACCTCTCATATTAAATGTGGAGCATGCCCtgagtccttatgatttatccaAAATAATCCAACCAGGGGTGTGTTCAACTGAGATTAGCCATCACATCCAGGGCATGGGAGAAGACCAAAAATTATTCAATCCAACAGTGACATCTTATCAGCAACAGTCTAAAATGCCACCGTTCCAGCCTCTTGACCAACCCTTGAATGGTCCTTCAGTTGGATATGCCCCACAAGTGATCAAGAACAGCCGGTTGCGTATCCTAGGAGACAATCCTTCCACATTAACGTATGGATTATGCATTGAAGAGAGCAGCCACAAGGCAAACCAAGGGATTAAGTTTGATTCTTTTATAAGCAACGGACACTACAAAGCCCAGAGACCAGAAAGGACTAACAAAGAGTTGACCACAGTTCATCAGAAGGAAGGGTTGGTGGTAGAAACCATCCCCCAGATTCAACATCTCCCACTTCAGGAAGACTCAAAAAGTCCACCACAAGAATCTCCAAGACTTCTGGGAGAATGGAGACCTAGCACAGTTTATAGAAGCAGAGGAAGCTACAGAAAACAGGCAGAAGTTCTACCTTCCAGTTTAGAAGTTGGCCAAAATGCTATCTTAGAGGGAGGTGATTCTCTACTGTTAAGTGTCCCCCTGCCCATGTTTGCACGTTCTTCTTGCAACAGCTTCCCTCAAGATCGCAGCACAgctttctgtctctctgcctgGACTGATAATTTTCTACATTCCAATCCATTTGGATTCCAAATCACAGACTGTCTAGCTCAAGAAAGCCGGGGATTAAAAAGTGAGCCTCAGACTTTAGAGTTTTCCCCAAATATCCTGGACACTAATCAATTCAATGGACCTTTCCCCAGTTTGTTCAATGACTTGGAGCTGCAGCTCCAGTGGGATGGTGGCCCAGAGGAAGCAACTTCTTAA